AATAGTTTCTGAGAGGAGGATTATGACAGCTAGAAATGACATCATTCTTTCAAATAAAAATTAAGGAGGGTTTTACATGACACTAGAAGCAAAAACCGAACAACCAGTTGTAATTACACAAAAAATGAATCAACCGAAAGAATCTAAAATAAAAGATTTCTTATCTATTTTAACCATGAACAAAGCTGCAATGGTCGGTGCTATCATCATTCTTTTCTATATATTTGTCGCACTCTTCGCACCCTTACTTGCCCCCTATGATCCATATGAAATAAATTTAGAAAATAAATTAATACCTCCCTCAACAGATCACTGGATGGGTACAGATGATAAAGGAAGGGATATTCTAAGCAGAATCCTATATGGTTCTAGACTTTCGATGGGTATTGGAATAACTGCTGTAATCTTTGGTGCTTTCTTTGGAATTATTTTTGGACTTATCGCAGGCTACTACGGAAAATGGATTGATTCAACCATAATGAGGATCATGGATATTCTCTTGGCTTTCCCTGGTATTTTACTTGCTTTAGCCATCATCAGTGCACTTGGACCTGGTTTAATTAATGTAACGATAGCCGTCGGAGCATACTCAATTCCATTATTCGCTAGGATTGTCCGCGGCTCAACATTAGAAGTGAAACGACTTGAGTATATTGACGCCGTCCGTTCACTTGGAGCAGATGATTTAACGATAATTTTTAAACATATTTTACCAAATATTCTTTCACCTATTATTGTACAAGGAACTCTAAGACTAGCTACCGTCATTCTATCAGCAGCCGGTTTATCATTCCTTGGTCTAGGTGCCCAGCCACCATCTCCAGAGTGGGGAACGATGTTAAGCAGCGGCAGGGATTTCTTATTTTCTGCACCTTATATCGCCATATTTCCAGGACTGGCTATTTCTATACTAGTTTTAGGCTTTAATATTTTTGGAGATGGATTACGCGATGCTTTTGATCCAAGAATGAAGAAATAGGGAGGTATATTAGATGTTGATGTTTATAGTACGCCGATTATTGCAAACCATTCCGGTCATTATAGGGGTAACCTTTGTCGTATTCTTTATAATGCAGTTAGTTCCAGGTGACCCAGCGGTCTTGCTTGCTGGTGAAGGAGCCTCAAAGGAAACCATTGAAGCCATACGGGATCAATTAGGTTTAAATAGACCATTATTGGTACAATACTTCGATTACTTAACGAGCGTTTTTCGTGGAGATTTTGGAGTATCACTTAAGAATAGTCAGCCAGTCCTAGATGAAATATTAGTAAGATTACCTATTACAATTGAGCTTTCCTTTTTTAGTATTCTTATAACCATTGTTTTAGGGATGGCTGCTGGTATTATTTCTGCGATTAAGCCTTATTCCCTAAAAGATACAACCGTTATGATTGTAGCCTTATTAGGTATTTCATTACCAAGCTTTTGGTTTGGTTTAATGTTAATGTATTTCTTCTCAGTAAAACTGCAAATCCTCCCTGTTGCTGGCTGGGATAGCATTCTTCATGTTATCCTGCCTGCTCTGACATTAGGTGCAGGGGGTGCTGCCATTGTAGCCCGTATGACAAGATCAAGTATGCTCGAAGTTATTCGTCAGGATTATATCCGAACAGCTCGTGCTAAAGGGGTACGTGAAAGTGTAATTATTTATAAGCATGGATTACGTAATGCTTTAATTCCAGTTATTACAGTAGTTGGTTTACAATTCGGAGCTTTACTTGGCGGGACAGTTCTGGTTGAATCCATCTTCGCTATTAATGGATTAGGAAGAATGATTGTCGACTCGATTCGAATGAGGGATTTACCAATGGTTCAAGGCGGGGTATTAGTAGCCTCTCTTGTTTTCGTCGTAGTGAATTTGATTGTCGATGTACTATACCGATTCTTTAATAAACGGATTGAATTAAATTAACAGGAGGTGAATGTGATGACGGAGAGTAACAAACCGATTTTAGAGGTAAAAGGATTAAAAACACATTTCTTTACAAAGCTCGGGGTAAGTAAGGCGGTTGATGGCATCGATTTTAGTTTGCATAAAGGGGAAACCTTAGGAATTGTCGGTGAATCCGGCTGTGGAAAAAGTATAACATCTCTTTCCATTCTGCGTTTAATCCCCTCCCCTCCTGGGAAAATAGCGGGCGGACAAGTTTTGTTTAAAGGAAAAGATTTAGTGTCAATATCTGAAGACGAAATGAGAAGGGTTCGTGGTAATGAGATTTCGATGATTTTTCAGGAGCCAATGACTTCATTGAATCCTGTTTTACCGGTTGGAGAACAAATTGCTGAAGCGTTACGAATGCACCAAAACATGGGACGTAAAGCCGCATGGGAAAGGGCAGTCGAAATGTTAAAGCTTGTTGGGATCCCTTCCCCGGAAAAAAGGGCAAAACAAGAGCCTTTCCAATTAAGCGGCGGTATGCGTCAGCGTGTCATGATTGCGATGGCGCTTGCGTGTACCCCTGAGGTATTAATTGCAGATGAACCAACAACAGCATTGGATGTAACCATACAAGCTCAAATCCTAGAGTTAATTAAAGACTTGCAAAATAGGCTGGGCATGGGTGTCATTATGATTACCCATGATTTAGGTGTCGTTGCTGAAACCTGTGATACGGTAGCCGTCATGTATGCAGGTAATATTATTGAACATGCACCAACCGAGAAAATTTTTGCTAATCCAAGACATCCATACACACAAGGTCTACTAGATTCACTGCC
This genomic stretch from Neobacillus niacini harbors:
- a CDS encoding ABC transporter permease is translated as MNQPKESKIKDFLSILTMNKAAMVGAIIILFYIFVALFAPLLAPYDPYEINLENKLIPPSTDHWMGTDDKGRDILSRILYGSRLSMGIGITAVIFGAFFGIIFGLIAGYYGKWIDSTIMRIMDILLAFPGILLALAIISALGPGLINVTIAVGAYSIPLFARIVRGSTLEVKRLEYIDAVRSLGADDLTIIFKHILPNILSPIIVQGTLRLATVILSAAGLSFLGLGAQPPSPEWGTMLSSGRDFLFSAPYIAIFPGLAISILVLGFNIFGDGLRDAFDPRMKK
- the nikB gene encoding nickel ABC transporter permease, which codes for MLMFIVRRLLQTIPVIIGVTFVVFFIMQLVPGDPAVLLAGEGASKETIEAIRDQLGLNRPLLVQYFDYLTSVFRGDFGVSLKNSQPVLDEILVRLPITIELSFFSILITIVLGMAAGIISAIKPYSLKDTTVMIVALLGISLPSFWFGLMLMYFFSVKLQILPVAGWDSILHVILPALTLGAGGAAIVARMTRSSMLEVIRQDYIRTARAKGVRESVIIYKHGLRNALIPVITVVGLQFGALLGGTVLVESIFAINGLGRMIVDSIRMRDLPMVQGGVLVASLVFVVVNLIVDVLYRFFNKRIELN
- a CDS encoding ABC transporter ATP-binding protein; this encodes MTESNKPILEVKGLKTHFFTKLGVSKAVDGIDFSLHKGETLGIVGESGCGKSITSLSILRLIPSPPGKIAGGQVLFKGKDLVSISEDEMRRVRGNEISMIFQEPMTSLNPVLPVGEQIAEALRMHQNMGRKAAWERAVEMLKLVGIPSPEKRAKQEPFQLSGGMRQRVMIAMALACTPEVLIADEPTTALDVTIQAQILELIKDLQNRLGMGVIMITHDLGVVAETCDTVAVMYAGNIIEHAPTEKIFANPRHPYTQGLLDSLPKIHEDQEELQTIEGSVPSPYNMPAGCRFASRCPHQQPICHQQQPELIEQNDGVKVRCWMYTDLWTAKMVKEEAVK